The following are from one region of the Cyanobium gracile PCC 6307 genome:
- a CDS encoding mechanosensitive ion channel family protein, with the protein MCRGFRVPRSIRLPRPIPLLLAFLIACLLPLTGLTTAAFSAGPGAAAPAQLRATYVPLESQPFHDQLLELKQQWTDAPLNQVVGDSPRATLLNFYVVMAQVSRDIARIEAKAEATPGLLLSSALRHELALINSYFEEAVKALDVSEIPQSIRADFADEYALKLKVILDYVFTHSRKPFEIPDAAGMKALNDGRVNPSPSWTIPGTSITLTDEETEGGRDRGYRFSAFTVAQIPSLYEEIKDQRAPSAGPSSLLTPAIYDAFSLRPGHLLPPKWYLNIPRGLRRNVLESHLWDQTLFQIVLGLLALAAFALVQYRLVLALLGTYRMTERAASQPLTPLEIWRVDNIAWHRVLLAAVALPITRLVELLLDHDVNVTGLPLQVLMYLLYTLYFCWAGLFSFFLMEALGRSLAEWITILRGRRNALQLSRVSNLVMPVCRVMGAIIGVSLMYRLLILLGLPGSTVLAFSAVPGLAIGLGASKLLGNLFAGLSIQTDRPLRVGEFCRIGSNLGYVTKIGLRSLELQTHESRITIPNSVVDEETIVNYSLRSDQAQDEVLHVFELHLPLPAELTPDQLDDLVHYGRLYLTDLPGLSAAQVFLDQATEDGELLLRCCGQIHAPDWTDYLTLREAVLLRLRQILDQVIRSRMVIGVAYDTSPEQLQRIPELIASLFAREPLAAFRACRLMAISDFSYDFTYDYRSAQPTYAAFKDEVARLNRALLALFAAEGIEIPYPTQAEIQLNG; encoded by the coding sequence ATGTGCCGTGGCTTCCGGGTGCCCCGTTCGATCCGCCTGCCCCGTCCAATCCCTCTGCTGCTGGCGTTCCTGATCGCCTGCCTGCTGCCGCTGACGGGCCTGACCACGGCGGCGTTCTCCGCCGGCCCGGGGGCCGCTGCTCCCGCCCAGCTCCGGGCCACCTACGTACCCCTGGAGAGCCAACCGTTCCATGACCAGCTGCTGGAGCTGAAGCAGCAATGGACGGATGCGCCCCTCAATCAGGTGGTGGGGGACAGCCCGCGGGCCACCCTGCTCAACTTCTACGTGGTGATGGCCCAGGTGAGCCGGGACATCGCCCGGATCGAGGCCAAGGCTGAGGCGACACCCGGGCTCTTGTTGTCCAGCGCCTTGCGTCACGAACTGGCGCTGATCAACAGCTACTTCGAGGAGGCGGTAAAGGCCCTGGATGTGTCAGAGATTCCCCAGAGCATTCGGGCGGATTTCGCCGATGAATATGCCCTCAAGCTCAAGGTGATTCTCGATTACGTCTTCACCCACAGCCGCAAGCCTTTCGAGATTCCTGATGCGGCCGGGATGAAGGCCCTGAATGATGGACGGGTGAACCCCAGCCCCAGCTGGACCATCCCGGGCACCTCCATCACCCTGACGGATGAGGAAACGGAAGGAGGCCGTGATCGCGGCTACCGGTTCTCCGCCTTCACAGTGGCCCAGATCCCCAGCCTCTACGAGGAGATCAAGGATCAGCGAGCTCCATCTGCGGGCCCCTCGAGCCTGCTGACGCCAGCGATCTATGACGCCTTCAGCCTCAGGCCCGGCCATCTCCTGCCACCGAAGTGGTACCTGAACATTCCCCGGGGCTTGCGCCGCAACGTGCTGGAGTCCCATCTCTGGGATCAGACCCTGTTCCAGATCGTCCTGGGGCTGTTGGCGCTGGCGGCCTTCGCCCTGGTTCAGTACCGGCTGGTACTGGCCCTGCTGGGCACCTATCGGATGACGGAACGGGCCGCCAGCCAACCCCTCACCCCCTTGGAGATCTGGCGCGTCGACAACATCGCCTGGCACCGGGTGCTGCTGGCGGCGGTGGCCCTGCCCATCACCCGGTTGGTGGAACTGCTGCTCGATCACGACGTCAACGTCACCGGCCTGCCCCTGCAGGTGCTGATGTACCTGCTCTACACGCTGTACTTCTGCTGGGCCGGGCTGTTCAGCTTCTTCCTGATGGAGGCCCTCGGCCGCAGCCTGGCGGAATGGATCACGATCCTGCGCGGACGCCGCAACGCCTTGCAGCTGAGCCGCGTCAGCAATCTGGTGATGCCCGTCTGCCGGGTCATGGGCGCCATCATCGGCGTCTCCCTGATGTACCGGCTGCTGATCCTGCTGGGCCTGCCCGGTTCCACCGTGCTGGCCTTTTCCGCCGTGCCCGGCCTGGCCATCGGCCTCGGGGCCTCCAAGCTGCTGGGCAACCTGTTCGCCGGCCTGTCGATCCAGACCGACCGTCCCCTGCGGGTGGGGGAGTTCTGCCGCATCGGCAGCAATCTGGGCTACGTCACCAAGATCGGCCTGCGCTCCCTGGAACTGCAGACCCACGAGAGCCGCATCACCATCCCCAATTCGGTCGTCGATGAGGAGACGATCGTCAACTATTCCCTGCGCTCGGATCAGGCGCAGGATGAGGTCCTGCATGTCTTCGAGCTGCACCTGCCCCTGCCGGCCGAGCTCACCCCCGACCAGCTGGACGACCTGGTGCATTACGGCCGCCTGTACCTCACCGATCTGCCGGGACTGTCCGCTGCCCAGGTGTTCCTCGACCAGGCCACCGAGGATGGAGAGCTGCTGCTGCGCTGCTGCGGACAGATCCACGCCCCCGACTGGACCGACTACCTCACCCTGCGGGAAGCGGTCCTGCTGCGGTTGCGGCAGATCCTCGATCAGGTGATCCGCTCCCGCATGGTGATCGGCGTGGCCTACGACACCAGCCCCGAACAGCTGCAGCGCATCCCGGAACTGATCGCCTCGCTGTTCGCGCGCGAGCCTCTGGCGGCCTTCCGGGCCTGTCGCCTGATGGCCATCAGCGACTTCAGCTACGACTTCACCTACGACTACCGCTCCGCCCAGCCCACCTACGCGGCGTTCAAGGATGAGGTGGCCCGCCTCAACCGGGCCCTGCTGGCCCTGTTCGCCGCCGAGGGGATCGAGATCCCCTACCCCACCCAGGCGGAGATCCAGCTGAATGGCTGA
- a CDS encoding ABC transporter ATP-binding protein, translating into MSTPPSAYLELEAVEAWLGPRRVFEDLFLRLHRGEHTVVLGPNGSGKSSLVKLLSREIYPVVKPGSCLRIFGSETVNLWQLRGRIGLVSQDLQAAYVGRVPAADVVLSGFFGSVGIGRSQVASAAQRRRVGELMEQLGLADLAGRPYGQLSEGQRRRLLLARALVHGPEVLVLDEPTNGLDLKAKHQLLAILRELARAGTTLLLVTHQIEAILPEIRRCVLLREGRVVGDGPTDALLQDAPLSALFATPLRVCEANGYRQVLPAE; encoded by the coding sequence ATGAGCACCCCCCCTTCGGCCTACCTGGAGCTGGAGGCCGTCGAAGCCTGGCTGGGGCCCCGCCGCGTCTTCGAGGATCTCTTCCTGCGCCTGCACCGCGGCGAGCACACCGTGGTGCTCGGCCCCAACGGCTCCGGCAAGAGTTCGCTGGTGAAGCTGCTTAGCCGCGAGATCTACCCCGTGGTGAAGCCCGGCTCCTGCCTGCGGATCTTCGGCAGCGAGACGGTGAACCTCTGGCAGCTGCGGGGCCGCATCGGCCTGGTGTCCCAGGATCTGCAGGCCGCCTACGTCGGCCGGGTGCCCGCCGCCGATGTGGTGCTCTCCGGCTTCTTCGGCTCGGTGGGGATCGGCCGCAGCCAGGTGGCCAGCGCGGCCCAGCGCCGGCGGGTGGGCGAGCTGATGGAGCAGCTGGGGCTGGCCGATCTGGCCGGACGCCCCTACGGCCAGCTCTCCGAGGGCCAGCGGCGGCGCCTGCTGCTGGCCCGGGCCCTGGTGCACGGGCCCGAGGTGCTGGTGCTGGATGAACCCACCAACGGGCTTGATCTGAAGGCGAAACACCAGCTGCTGGCGATCCTGCGCGAGCTGGCCCGCGCCGGCACCACCCTGCTGCTGGTGACCCACCAGATCGAGGCGATCCTGCCCGAGATCCGCCGCTGCGTGCTGCTGCGCGAGGGCCGGGTGGTGGGCGACGGCCCCACCGACGCCCTGCTGCAGGACGCCCCCCTCAGCGCCCTGTTCGCCACCCCCCTGCGGGTGTGCGAGGCCAACGGCTACCGCCAGGTGCTGCCGGCGGAGTGA